A stretch of DNA from Granulicella pectinivorans:
ACCTCCCCGAAGGCTCTGCCTGCCTCCTGCAAAAACCCATGGGCGAAACCCTCGAAGAAGCCCGTGCAATCCGCGACCTCTGCCGCCAGCGCAGCCTTGTCGCTGCGGTCAACTTCCAGCTCCGCTACGCCCCCAACAACCTCGGCGCCACCGCCCTCGCCCAGGCCGGCCTGCTCGGCGACCTCCACGACATGGAGATCCAGGTCCGCACCTTCATGCCCTGGAGCCTCTGGACGTTCCTGGCTAAGGCCCCTCGCCTCGAACTCCTCTACCACTCCATCCACTACCTCGACCTCGTCCGCGCCTGGTTCGGCAATCCCATCGGCGTCTACGCAAAGACCGTCCGCAACCCCCAGACCCCATCCCTCGCCGCCACCAAGTCCACCGTCATCCTCGACTACGGCGACAACAAACGCGTCTTCGTCGTCGCCAACCACGGCCACGACCTCGCCCCGGACTACCAGCGCAGCTTCGTGCAGCTCGAAGGCACCGGCGGTGGCCTCCGCTTCGACATGGGCGTCAACCTCGACTACCCCAGGGGCCGTCCCGACACCCTCGCCTACGCCCAGCGCAACGGCGACGGCTGGCATAACCTCCCCGTCAGCGGCAACTGGTTCCCCGACGCCTTCATGGGCTCGATGGGTTCGTTGCAGGCCCACGTAGAAGACCCCACCCGGCCCCTCCCCACCAGCTTCGAGTCAGCCTACGAGACCATGGCCCTCGTCGAAGCCTGCTACCTCTCCAGCGCCAAACCCGGCGAGCCTTTACCTCTGCTCGAATAGCCGCTCCGGCCCATCCTTCAGCCCGGTTCCCGTCAGCCCCAGCCGCAGGGCCCCGTCACAAAGAAACGCAATCCGCGCCGCAGCAGCCGCATACTCCAGCCCACCCACCCGGATATTCGACACGCAGTTCCGCGCCTCATCCGTCTTGCCCACCCGAGGCCCCCACGTCAGATAAGCTCCCAGCGAATCCGGCGCACTCAGCCCCGGCCTCTCCCCAATCAGCATCACTGTCAGGTCGCTCCCCAACAGAGCCCCGATCTCATCCCCCAACGCCACCCGCGCCTGCTCCGCCACCACGGCCGTGGTCATGCGGAACCGCGAGAGCAGAGGCATCAGCTGCTCCAGCAGGGACAATGCATGCCGATCCGCTGCCAGCGCCGACAGCCCATCCGCCACAATCACCGTAAGCCGGGGCCTGTCCTCCCCGCCATCCCGCAACCGCGTCCCACTCGCCAGACGCCGGCCAAGATCCGGCCTCTTCAAATACGTTCCCCGATCCGGAGCCGCCGACTTCACCGCCACCGCCTCCAGCCCAAGCCCCGAGAGCCCCGCCAGCATCGAGGGCACACTCAGCGCCGCATGCACCGCATCCCGAGCCATCGCATGCGCCGCCCGAAAGTCCAGCTCCGCCGCTGTTCCCAGGCTCACGCCTGTCCGCACCAGCCCCACCCTGGCCGCCGTCAGGCTCCGCAGCAAAAGCTCGCTCATGCCAGCAACCCCTGTATCGACAACGCCGGTCCCGAAGCCATCCACTCCTCAAACTCCGGAGCCGCCCGCAAACCCAGCAACCGCCGCACATAGAGCGCATCGTGGAACGACGTGCTCTGGTAGTTCAGCATAATGTCGTCCGCCCCCGGCACGCCCATGATGTAGTTCACCCCCGCCGCCCCCAGCGCGGTCAGCAAGACGTCCATATCGTCCTGGTCGGCCTCCGCATGGTTCGTGTAGCAGACGTCGCACCCCATGGGCAGCCCCAGCAGCTTCCCGCAAAAGTGATCCTCCAGCCCCGCCCGCAGAATCTGCTTCCCGTCATACAGATACTCCGGCCCGATGAAACCCACCACCGTATTCACCAGCATCGGCTTGAAGTCCCGCGCGACCGCATAGGCCCGAGCCTCCAGCGTCTGCTGATCGATCGCGACGCCTCGCGCCCCATAATGCGCCCCAGCCGACAACGAACTCCCCTGGCCCGTCTCGAAGTACAGAATGTTCCCCCCAACAGGGCAGCGCCCCAGCTCCCGAGCCATCGCATGCCCCTCCCGCAGCAGCGCCAGCCCCACCCCAAAGCTGCTATTCGTCCCTTCGGTCCCGCCGATCGACTGAAACAGCAGATCCAGCGGAGCCCCCTGCTCCATCGCCTGCATCTGCGTCGTGATATGCGCCAGCACACAGCTCTGTGTCGGAATCCGAAACCTCTCCCGCGCCGTGTCGATCATCCGGAGCAGCGTCGTCACCGACTCCACCGAGTCCGATACCGGGTTGATACCGATCACCGCATCGCCCGACCCCAACATCAGCCCATCCAGCATTGAAGCCGCAATCCCTCTTGGGTCGTCCGTTGGGTGGTTCGGCTGCAGCCTCGTCGACATCCGCCCCGGCAGCCCCACCGTCGTCCGAAACTTCGTCACCACCGAAATCTTCTTTGCCACCAGGATCAGGTCCTGCGCCCGCATCAGCTTCGAGACCGCCGCCGCCATCTCCGGCATCAGCACCGGAGCCACCTCCGCCAGCCTCTCCCCCGTAGCCTCATCCGAAAGCAGAAAGTCCCGAAACTCCCCCACCGTCAGCGCAAGCAGGGGCTCCAGCGCCTCCGCATCCGAAGCCGTATCGAAGATCAGCCGAGTCACCTCATCCGTCTCATAGGGAATCAGAGGCTCATCCAGAAACGCCCGCAAAGGCAGATCCGCGAGTGCCCTCTGCGCCGCCACTCTCTGCTGCGCGCTCTCCGCGGCAATGCCGGCCAGTTCATCCCCGGCCCGCGCAGGAGTCGCCTTTGCCAGCAGATCCGCCAGCGTCTCGAACCGATAGCTCACTCCGCCGACAGTATGCTGGAACGCCATTGGCTTCTAAGCTAAAGCATTTTCATGAAGGGCGCAGTCCGCTTACGCGCTACGCCGCAGGTGCCGTCGCTGCCAGCCCACTCTGCTCCGGAATAAACAAGCTGAACACCGTCCCCCCCGGCTGTCCATCTCTCCCTTCCTGACTCCGTACCCGCAACGATCCCTGGTGCTTGTCCACAATCTCCTTCGACACCCAAAGCCCAAGTCCCGTCCCGGTAATCCCCTTGGTCGAATAAAACGGCTCGAAGATCCGGGCCAGCGTCGCCTTGCTCATCCCGGTCCCGTTGTCCGCAATACTGATCCGTATCCCCACCCGGCCCGTACCCCAGTCCTGAGAAGGCCTCGTTCGTATTCGAATCTGCCCGCCATCATGCAGCGCATCGATCGCATTGCCAATCAGATTCACCAGCACCTGCCGGATCTCGCCGTCATGCACCAGGATCAGCGGAATCGTCCCCAGATCGCGCACAATCTCCACCTGCATCCGGCGCATCCGCGACTCCAGCAGCGTCAGCACCGTCTCCAGCAACTCGTGGATATCCGCCTGAGACGTCTGTGTCGATCTCCGGTAGAACCGCAGCGTCTGCACCGTAATCTGCGCCACGCGGTCCAGCTCCTTCTGCGCCAGCTCCAGGAACGTCCTTGCATCCTGCGGAAGTTCCGTGTTCGCAATCAGGAACAGGCAGTTCGTAATCGCCTCCAGCGGATTGTTGATCTCGTGCGCAATCGACGCCGCCAGACGCCCCGCCACCGCCAGCTTCTCCGTCCGCCGCAACACCTCTTCGCTCTTCTTCTGCAGCGTCAGATCCGCGATAAACGCGGCCATCTGCCGCTCTTCGTCGGCCGACTCGGGATTCAGCACCGCCACCCCGATCAGCGTCTCGATCGTCTGTCCATCCGCCGCCTGGCATACCGTCTCGAACGGCTCCCCATTCAGCCACGCCCGGTCGAACGAGCCGCCCATCTGGTCCGTCTGGCTCGCGTCCTCGAGATCGACGTCGGGGCCCAGCGCCGGGCAAAGCGCACCGATCGTCACCTCGCCCGCCAGCATCGCGCCACGCGCGTATCCCAGCAGCCTCTCCACCGAACCGTTCGCATACACAATCCGCCCCGTGGAATCGCTGATCAACAGCCCCAGCGGCATCGCCTCCACCAACCGGTGAAACCGAGCCTCGCTCTCCCGCAGCGCCAGCTCAGCCGCAAGCTTGTTCCGCCGCGCCGAAGCCTCGCGCAACTCACGCTCCAGCGCCGGAACCAGCCGCGCCAGATTCTGTTTCGTCACATAGTCCTGCGCACCCGCACGCATCGACTCGACCGCGGTCTCTTCCGAGATCGCACCCGACATCATGATGAACGGAATATCCAGACCAGCCGCTTTCACCAGTTGCAGAGCAGCCGGACCGCTGAAGTTCGGCAGGTTATAGTCCGCCAGCACAATCTCCGGAAGGTCGGCGGGATCGTCCACGTCGAGCACGCGCAGCATCTCAGCCGCCGTCTCCACGCGTTCAATTTTGAGCGTAAATCCGTTCTTCCGGAGGTGCCGCTCCAAGAGGAACGCATCGTCCGGATTGTCCTCGACCAGGAGAACGTGCAGCGCGCGCTTGTCTAGCTCGGAGGGCATTCGTTCAACACCAGCCAGTACATGCCGAGTTGCCGGGTAGCTTCCGCGAAGTCGTTGAAATTCACCGGCTTGCGGATATAGCTGTTCACACCAAGCTGGTAGCTGCGCACCACGTCGCGCTCCTCGTCCGAAGACGTCAGCACGACCACCGGCAGCATTCTCGTCTCCTTGGTCTCGCGAATCCGCCTCAGCACTTCGAGGCCTTCGACCTTCGGCAGCTTCAAATCCAGCAGGACCACCTGCGGCTTGATCGGACTGTTGCCAAACAGGATCTCGATCGCCTCCGCGCCGTCGCGGGCAACGTGGATGTCGTTCGCGATGTTCGACTTCTTCAGCGCGCGAATCGTAAGAAGTTCGTGGTCCGGGTCGTCTTCGACCAGGAGAATAAGACGTCCGGGATCTGCCATGGGAGTAATCCTAACCTAACGTAAACCAAAAAGTCGCGCCATGATCGACCACGGCGTCGGCCCAAATGCGTCCATGATGCCGCCTGACCACGCGAGCCACGGTTGCCAGGCCAATGCCCGACCCCTTGAAGTCCTTGTCGCCATGCAGCCGGTTGAACGCGTTGAACAACTTATCCTTGTAAAACATGTCGAAACCGGCCCCGTTGTCCTTCACAAACCAGGCCTGCTCCTGCTCATCCCAGCCAAACTCGATCACAGCATGCGGCACCTTGGCCGAAAACTTCACGGCATTCCCCAACAGATTCTCAAGCGCCACTTGCAGCAGCTTCGGATCTGCCTCCGTCTTCAAACCCGGCTGGATCCTGAACTCGATATCCCGTCCCGGATTCTCCTCCTGCAAATTGCTCACAATTCCTTCGGCAATCTGGCTCAGGTCCGCATCGCCCCGCTGAATCTCCGCCCGTGTAATCCGCGAAAGCTGCAACAGCGAGTCGATCAGCATGCCCATCCGCTGCACCCCCGTTCTCACCCGCTTGATATAGTCGCGGCCCGTCGCGTCCACCGCCTCTGCGTAGTCCTCTTCGAGCGCCAGGCTGAATCCGTCGATCGTCCGCAGAGGAGCCCGCAGGTCATGCGACACGGAATAGCTGAACGCCTCCAGCTCCCGGTTCGTCGTCTCCAGCTCCGCCGTCCGCAGCCGCACCCGCTCTTCCAGCGTCAGGTTCAGCAGCCTCACCTCTTCCGCCTTCGCCTCGGACTCCAGCCGAGCCACTGCCAGCTTCTCCGCCGCCTCCTCGGTCGCAATCCGCAGACTCCGCTCCCGCGCCAGGTAGCGGAACATCAGCACAATCAGCAAAAAGTCGATCGCGCTGGCGACTCCGATCGTCAGCCTCGCCCGCAACACATTCGCATCTGTCTGCCGCGTACGCACGGCCAGCAGCGTGCGCTCCTCCGCCTCCATATCGTCGGCGATCTTGCGCATATGGTCCATCTCGGCCTTGCCCGTGCCGCTCAGGACCATCAACTGCACGTCCGTCCCGTTATCCTCCTTCTTCAGCGCGATCCCCTGCTTCAGCAGCGCAATCCTCTGTTGCAGGATGGCGCGCAGCTCCACCAGCCGAGCCTGCTGCGAAGCATTGTCGGACGTCAGGCTCGCAAAGGTATTCAATTCCGCCGGAAGGTCGGCCAGCGCCTCGTGATACGGCTCCAGGTACGCGTCATCGCCCGTGATCAGGTAGCCGCGGTTGCCTGTCTCGGCGTCCTTGGCCGAGCTCATCACCTTCTCCACCTGCAGAATCACCTGCCAGGTATGCTGCATCCACATCTCGCCCTGCACCAGCACCTGCACCGAGCGAAAGGCAAACCACGCATTTAAGGCGACAACAATCACCGCCCCGAAGAGCAGAAAAGGAACGAGGGCGCGGGTAGTCTTAAGCTTCATGGCTGCGCCCATTGTACGGTGCAGCACACTGCAAGTCGTTTACTTTGCCGGTAATAGGGCAACATCGTGCGCATGCGGTGTTGGTGCGGTGAACAGAGCCGTCAAATCCCGCTCCAGCCGGGGAGCATCCACCTCCACCTGCGCATGCACCTTCTGCATCGTCAGCGCCGGCTTATCCCCGTCCGACCACGTCAGCGTATCCCCATAGTTCGCCCCATGCTCCAGGTTTACATCCAGATACACCTCGCGAAACTTCGTCGTGATCGCCGGATCCAGCCACGTCGCCGCCGCCAGCTCATCCCACGCAATCTCCGCCAGGTCGAAGTGCCTCGCATACTGAATCAGATACCGCGCCGCCTGCGCCTTCGACCCCGCCATCTTCTTCAGCACTCCGCTTAGACTCGTCTGCAACGAAGCGTCCACCGTCGTCACCGTCACATCCGCCCACTTCGCGGTCAGCACAATATGCGCCGCCTCCGGATCGAACCAGAAGTTGAACTCATGCCGCGGATCGTTCACCCACTCCGGATTCTCCGTATGCGGATTCAAACTCCCACCCATGATGACCAACCGCTCCGCCAGCTC
This window harbors:
- a CDS encoding ethanolamine ammonia-lyase subunit EutB, with protein sequence MAFQHTVGGVSYRFETLADLLAKATPARAGDELAGIAAESAQQRVAAQRALADLPLRAFLDEPLIPYETDEVTRLIFDTASDAEALEPLLALTVGEFRDFLLSDEATGERLAEVAPVLMPEMAAAVSKLMRAQDLILVAKKISVVTKFRTTVGLPGRMSTRLQPNHPTDDPRGIAASMLDGLMLGSGDAVIGINPVSDSVESVTTLLRMIDTARERFRIPTQSCVLAHITTQMQAMEQGAPLDLLFQSIGGTEGTNSSFGVGLALLREGHAMARELGRCPVGGNILYFETGQGSSLSAGAHYGARGVAIDQQTLEARAYAVARDFKPMLVNTVVGFIGPEYLYDGKQILRAGLEDHFCGKLLGLPMGCDVCYTNHAEADQDDMDVLLTALGAAGVNYIMGVPGADDIMLNYQSTSFHDALYVRRLLGLRAAPEFEEWMASGPALSIQGLLA
- a CDS encoding hybrid sensor histidine kinase/response regulator, coding for MPSELDKRALHVLLVEDNPDDAFLLERHLRKNGFTLKIERVETAAEMLRVLDVDDPADLPEIVLADYNLPNFSGPAALQLVKAAGLDIPFIMMSGAISEETAVESMRAGAQDYVTKQNLARLVPALERELREASARRNKLAAELALRESEARFHRLVEAMPLGLLISDSTGRIVYANGSVERLLGYARGAMLAGEVTIGALCPALGPDVDLEDASQTDQMGGSFDRAWLNGEPFETVCQAADGQTIETLIGVAVLNPESADEERQMAAFIADLTLQKKSEEVLRRTEKLAVAGRLAASIAHEINNPLEAITNCLFLIANTELPQDARTFLELAQKELDRVAQITVQTLRFYRRSTQTSQADIHELLETVLTLLESRMRRMQVEIVRDLGTIPLILVHDGEIRQVLVNLIGNAIDALHDGGQIRIRTRPSQDWGTGRVGIRISIADNGTGMSKATLARIFEPFYSTKGITGTGLGLWVSKEIVDKHQGSLRVRSQEGRDGQPGGTVFSLFIPEQSGLAATAPAA
- a CDS encoding response regulator encodes the protein MADPGRLILLVEDDPDHELLTIRALKKSNIANDIHVARDGAEAIEILFGNSPIKPQVVLLDLKLPKVEGLEVLRRIRETKETRMLPVVVLTSSDEERDVVRSYQLGVNSYIRKPVNFNDFAEATRQLGMYWLVLNECPPS
- the eutC gene encoding ethanolamine ammonia-lyase subunit EutC, with the protein product MSELLLRSLTAARVGLVRTGVSLGTAAELDFRAAHAMARDAVHAALSVPSMLAGLSGLGLEAVAVKSAAPDRGTYLKRPDLGRRLASGTRLRDGGEDRPRLTVIVADGLSALAADRHALSLLEQLMPLLSRFRMTTAVVAEQARVALGDEIGALLGSDLTVMLIGERPGLSAPDSLGAYLTWGPRVGKTDEARNCVSNIRVGGLEYAAAAARIAFLCDGALRLGLTGTGLKDGPERLFEQR
- a CDS encoding Gfo/Idh/MocA family protein is translated as MPTPEELRALVSAATAPRPRSPRPIVILGSGGIVRDAHLPAYRKAGLPVAALADRTAGVAAALAEKFNIHHAYESVEEAIAKAPHDAIFDIAVPAPQLLNVLPHLPEGSACLLQKPMGETLEEARAIRDLCRQRSLVAAVNFQLRYAPNNLGATALAQAGLLGDLHDMEIQVRTFMPWSLWTFLAKAPRLELLYHSIHYLDLVRAWFGNPIGVYAKTVRNPQTPSLAATKSTVILDYGDNKRVFVVANHGHDLAPDYQRSFVQLEGTGGGLRFDMGVNLDYPRGRPDTLAYAQRNGDGWHNLPVSGNWFPDAFMGSMGSLQAHVEDPTRPLPTSFESAYETMALVEACYLSSAKPGEPLPLLE
- a CDS encoding nucleoside hydrolase, producing MKNSLRLLGVLLFAVLAGAQERRYVIADQDASGPGGSDMAALLVLLQSPKVELLGITVVSGDMWRDEEVAHALRLMELMGRTDVKVYPGAAFPLVRTQEGTMAAQRLYGAGPWMGAWNPESKTKWDEVPALTEGNPTTKAAEEDAAHFMVRMVHAHPHQVTIYGAGPLTNIALATKLDPHFAELAERLVIMGGSLNPHTENPEWVNDPRHEFNFWFDPEAAHIVLTAKWADVTVTTVDASLQTSLSGVLKKMAGSKAQAARYLIQYARHFDLAEIAWDELAAATWLDPAITTKFREVYLDVNLEHGANYGDTLTWSDGDKPALTMQKVHAQVEVDAPRLERDLTALFTAPTPHAHDVALLPAK
- a CDS encoding sensor histidine kinase — its product is MKLKTTRALVPFLLFGAVIVVALNAWFAFRSVQVLVQGEMWMQHTWQVILQVEKVMSSAKDAETGNRGYLITGDDAYLEPYHEALADLPAELNTFASLTSDNASQQARLVELRAILQQRIALLKQGIALKKEDNGTDVQLMVLSGTGKAEMDHMRKIADDMEAEERTLLAVRTRQTDANVLRARLTIGVASAIDFLLIVLMFRYLARERSLRIATEEAAEKLAVARLESEAKAEEVRLLNLTLEERVRLRTAELETTNRELEAFSYSVSHDLRAPLRTIDGFSLALEEDYAEAVDATGRDYIKRVRTGVQRMGMLIDSLLQLSRITRAEIQRGDADLSQIAEGIVSNLQEENPGRDIEFRIQPGLKTEADPKLLQVALENLLGNAVKFSAKVPHAVIEFGWDEQEQAWFVKDNGAGFDMFYKDKLFNAFNRLHGDKDFKGSGIGLATVARVVRRHHGRIWADAVVDHGATFWFTLG